ttaaaaaaaactaaaacaggctaagtgcagtggctcacgcctgtaatcccagcactttgggaggctgaggtgggaggatcacttgggcccagaagtttgagactagcttgggcaacacggggagactctgtcaaagaaaaaaaaaaaattagctggaagtggtggcacatgcctgtattcccagctgatcgggaggctgaggtgggaggatcacttcagcccaggaaggctacagtgaactatgttcatgccactgcactccagctatgGTGACAGAGTCTgtcaccctgtctcaaaacacacatacacacaccacacccacacacacacccaacaacTGAAACAATATAAATTGCTATTagggtaaagaaaaataaaggtagttaaaaattaaattctatgTCCTGAAAAAACGAGTGTTTCTTGTTGCTGCTGATATATTCTGCACATAATGGTAAGTCCAAAATAATCTTGGCACTTCCTAAAATTTAGGACAATTTCGAATTCTGAGATTAATTTAGATACAGTACTATTGCACTTCAATTACCATAGAAAGGTCTTAAAAGTATGGGCTAGCTAAAACAAATgtggatgaagaaaaaaattatatgtgtgtttCACTTGATTTTCAGCTAATTTACAGAGAAACCTCCAATTACTAAACACCACcataatgatgaaaatatttaacaatattttcttcttcagaCTTCAAAGAAGATACCTGGCATAGGGTAAAGTTTGAGTTTCGGCATCAAACAGACCTGCATaagaattccagctctgccatttattttcttgttaaccTTGAGCAAGTGAAAAAGcatgttgtgaaaattaaactaTTGTTTGGAAAAGCACTgctcctcaataaaacactgattAAGTCATGGCTACTACATATCTGACTCCAACTGAGAATAAACTTATAACTGTTGGAGTTCTTCAACCTTTCAAAGACGTATACCAAAATGCCAATACCTCATCATCTTTTCAACCTTATTGTGGAGCCCCACAAACTTTCAAAAGAAGGGTGGAGTAAAAGATGGCAATTTTTTGCAGGCAGAGGCAATGAAAATAGCAACTTCATACAGTGTCAAGAAGTAACATTGTTATGGTAGTAACAAAACAACGTTTTATGCCTCCCCCTACTAAAaggtttttaaatagttttcttttaaaaatcatctaataagatttttaaaacacttttcttatgtgaactgtaatttttaaatgtggtaATAACAAATGGATGATGAAAAACATTTCCTCTCTTCCATCCAGTGTTTCTACCTGGCTATAGAAAATGCTCAGTCACAGCATGCAATCATACTGTAGCTGAGGCACATGAAAGATGGTCTTGGTTATGACACCTCAAATTCAGACCACAAAAGTGTTGCCAGGAAGCACAGAGGCACCAACTACAGAAAAAGCATTATAACAGCAGCAGTGTGGGCACTGGTGCCCTACCAGCACACCCCATATATGGCTAGGGTTGCCTACTTATTTGTAGGAAGTGAGGGGTCAGTTTGGGGTTGGgagggttttatttgtttgtttaggtaggtttttaaaaatggatttagGATGATTTCAATAAAAACTTTTGAAAGGCATGAGCATAAAATGTTACagcttttctaaaaagaaaactatgtaGAGAAATATTTTACACTGCACATTCTTTTAGACACAAATTTTAATGCTCTTTGAAAGTTATCCAGTAGGTTCTTCCAAGATCTTAATATTCTCCATCAAAAAAAGGGTAAACAGTTACAAACTATAAACTCTTAATTCAGATTTTACATAGTAATCAAACTATTTGCTAACAAGCAACTCAAAATTAATTGCTTCCAGTCTCTTTTACACTTCACATCTTAAGAAGACTACACAAAAGTATTCCTTTTACTGACGAGAGGATCACATATTTTACGAAGATGCTTAAAATGGCTCCCTTAGAAGTAGatcaaatttgtattttaagagCAAAAGGATTTCATATTAAACCTATCTGTAAGTCTGTCTGTTttggaaagtaaaagaaaaactattttaaaattctaatagcATAGCACATGGAACTAATCCTACTTTGTATTCCTCTAGAAGTGGTACCCAACCTTGGCATCAGGAACTAGTTTTGTGaatgacaatttttccacagatgggagTTGGGGAGTGGGGccggatgaaactgttctacctcacATCATCATCAGGAATTAGATGCTCATAaagagcacacaacctagatacCTCAGaagcgcagttcacaatagggtccgCACTCCTATgggaatctaatgccgctgctgatctgacaagaggcgGATTTCAGGCAGTAATGCTAGCTTGCCAGAGTgtcgctcacctcctgctgtgtggccttgttCCTCACAGGTCGTGGATCGACCTGTCCACGGCCCAGCGTTTGTGAACCCCCGCTCTAGAGGATCTAGCTCAGACTCTTACAAAGTGAGTAATTAATTAATGACTCAACTGGATATAATATTTTTCTACCACTTACCCAATATCTAGACtgctttaaaatttaatagaaagGAAGTCGATATTAAGAATTTTTTAggccggccacagtggctcacacctgtaatcctagcactttgggaggccaagacgggcggatcacttgaggtcaggagttcgaaatgagcctggccaacatggtgaaaccccatctctaccaaaaatacaaaaaaaattagccaggcgtggtgccacgcacccgtaatcccagctacttgggaggctgtggcaggagaatcacttgaacctgggaggcggagtttgcaggaAGCCAAGattacgctactgcactccagcctgggtgacagaatgagactccatctcaaaaataaaaaaagatttttttaaaatctcaagatattaaaatatactgaAATCTACAAcaaagtttttaatttgtttcataaTCACACAAATTCCATTATGTGCAAGAACAATATGCTAAGTATCTGATGCGAAGGTTTCAAAAATATATCTCACAACATAAAAATAACTCTAAAACTTCCTACTGATGATGaggtaaaaagataaaaattcaataaacctttagtgagcatctactatgtgctaggctctggaaatacaaaaattgtggAAGATTAGGTCCTCAGAGGCTACAAGGGAAGACAAACACAAACACTATTCAGTAAAAAGTGTTTTTATTGCAGGAGAGGCAGAATATAAGGTACAGTGAACACCCCAGAAAAGAGAATGTGAATCTTGAACAATGACTAGAATTTTAATTGGCAAACGAGGGAGAGAGGATAAAAAGCATGGCTAAAGGCacggaaataaaaaatgtaaagatctAGTTGAAATGTAAGCAAGTTAACCAATTTCTATAAAGGATACAACACAATGGAGATGTATCAACCATAAGCTAAATGATAAAATGTACTATATCCAAATTTAGAGAGAGGAATAACACCATCAAAATGATACTGTTCAAAGATTAATATGATAGCAATATGCATGCTAGATTAAATAAGGGAGAGAATAGAGGCAGGAAAAACAATTAAGCTATTACTATACTCTAGGGATAAAAAtaaggctaggtgcggtggctcacgcctgtaatcccagcactttgggaggccgaggcaggtggatcacctgaggtcaggagttcgagaccagtctgatcaacatagagaaaccacatctctactaaaaatacaaaattagctgggcatggtggcacacgtctgtaatcccagctactcgggaagctgagccaggagaatcgctcgaacccgggaggtggaggtttcagtaagccaagatagcgccattgcactccagcctgggcaacaagagtgaaactccatctcaaaaaaataaaataaaataaaataataaaggtatGAACTAGGTTGCCAGTAAAAAGTGGCAAAGAAAAGAACTGATGCCAAGGTAATTGTAAAGAAAAGACTGAGCTAGAAGACAGACTGGATTATGCACAGACAAGGGGAATGAGTAAACAATAACTAAAATGTTTAACTTGATTCTAAAGATTAATACATCATTAACAGAAACAGGAACATCAATGAGAAGAGTAGACTTGATGAGGAAAGATAGACCTGTTTTAGGTTGAATTTAAAGAAATTCCTGACGATGTAAAATTGTCTTACAACCAAattaataatacttttaaaataattagttaAAAAGGATGCTGGTAAAGTCTAAAGATAAGTATCTCTAATGTTAACGGATAAACGTAAAATTATAATACTGAATTACAACTATGAAAATCTATATTTGAACAATAAGAAATCCTTTGAAGAAATCACAAAGGTTAACGTGAATACAGTAGTTGCCATTCTATGGCAAAGGGGATGAACTTGTATTTACTATATTACTACTTAAAagacattattaaatataaaattacaatacatttaatatttcatttcaaaTCAATACATAACCCCAAAAAATGGAAATGAGGCTTGGAGCTTTGCAGAAATGAGGGAACTGTAAACTGACTTGGAAGTCACTGgcacagaggaaaaagaaaagattttaaggCTAAAATCAACAGGCTAAACTCAAAACTGCTGGAGAAAAATCTCAGCCCTGTATTTTATGCACACCAGTATCAGTAAGAATCAGCAATAAGGCATTCTATATATAACTTTATTAATCTCCTTAAATCTTTATAAAATATGCTAAAATAGAGATATAATCACATACTGTAAAACTCTACCACGTAGCTATAAAATCAGAAGCTGATTATTGCCCCATTGGTAATAATGAAATTCTACTCTAGACCTCGGTTCTAGAAAAACCAGAAATTTATATCTATGGTTAACTTTGTGCTGTTTTGTAGCTTTGGGGGTCAGGTCCCGGGTGGAGTGGGTGGGGGAGAAAGGCTATTCTGGAGACTAATATAGGAAATTTGACAAGAAACGCTGCTTTTTCTTCTATACAGAGGACATATTTCTATACAAAAAGAACAGCTGAAGACTGGATATCTTTTATAACTTCTAATGAGGTAGCACATTCAACAAATTAATAAACCTTTAAATATAAGCTCTTTaaagtaaaagcaaaatattcgatttttaaaagcatatttgtGGGTTGTGATGTTCCTAAAACTTTTCTCTTGACAATGAAATTTAGAACACTTGATCAAAAccaaaaagtaaatgaatattcaaaaaacaataaacaattaaCCCGGTTATACATTTTAGGTATTCTACGATCTTTTGAGAGGTTAAAGTTTTAAAGAACTATTCAAGGACTATTAAATCAGTGATTTTAGTTTTTACAATTAAGTATGGAAAACAAGCTAAGTTCAAGAGATTTCTTAAAAGCTTAaaattttcttgtgtgtgtgtggtttttaattttatttattgtctttcacTAACTGTTGTCCTAAATTTGCCCAAAGTGAACTCCCTGTTTTCATAGTAACAATGGGAAAAAAGTACAAGAGTTGATAAATAAGAAATGAGAGTgaagaaaacataacaaaaatttttaatgctTGATATTTTAAAGACTTTGGCTTCACCGATTTAAGGaatttgcagataaggaaaaatGTTATGGAAAAGGGGAGGCGGTTGGAGATTATCGGGTCAAACCCACACTCACAGTGACAAAAAGTGACAGAAAGATATTATGCAAATGGTGTAAATTTAGAAACTTCTGTTTGTCAACTAAAACAAAATACCCAAtaaagatatatctacacaacacCAAACTGACCACTGAATTCAGTTAATCAGGAAGACATTGGTAAGTCTGACAATTCTTGTAATGTGTGAATattgagaggagaaaaaaagattttaagaaggcagttaaatgtattttctcttcctccctaAACCAGTATCACAATAATGTAAATATCAAAACTTTTCGTCTTCCTCTAAGCCAATACAACTGGGTTCCTCCACAACAATAGTAACTTTAAATTTCTATTTGACAATTTGAATAAAACATATTGATGTGAACCATTATCCAATTATCCTGACCTCCTACAGTAATAATCGTCTTTCAAAATCTGTTTCACACTAAAACGTGTAAAGTACACTTGAAAGAAATTTGAAGATTcatcttatataattatattatcatttttaatgcCAAAAGTTTCCTTCATTCTCAACACCATGGTTTTAAAATCTTAAGAGTTATGATATGCCTTAAATAAACTTCACCCAAATAAAAAGTTTGCTATGCATTAGAGAATCTAAATTAATGAAACTGAGAAAGCGCTAGACACCCTGCTATATTTTTACTGGGTGCCACATTTTTAATTCCATATTTGTCCTGCAATGTGTCAATCATTTCAATGTATCCAGTCAACTTTGTATACAAAGGCTATACTCCAAGTCTGATATGAGAATtccattacataaaatttaaaatggtcATCACTCCCTTAAACAGTAAGCAGGACAAGGAAAAATGTCACTACacaccttttttaaaaaggcGTCAAGTTAATATTCATGAAATATAAAGCCTTGAGTTTCAACCTCCCAAACAAGTTTTTACTACAACATTACTCAAAATAAGGCTATGCATCTTCCACACACAACCAAGGCAACTTTGAGATAGCTTACAAGTCTTTTCATTGTTAAGGAGAAGCTATTGCTGCAAAGTCATTTTCTATTACAGTTATTCCAAGTTGCCcgctaagaaaatagaaaaagcctATGTTTTGTCACCTATTACCATCacttaaaaattgctttttatgCATAACTCTACGTGGTTGTGTTGCTTTTGGCCTGTTAAAGGCAAGGCAACATTATCTCTGGATTGCCAATAGTTTCTCCTTATTTGGCTAACATTGAGAGATCCCAATCAGACTACTATAAAACTTTAATATGCACAAAGCATCCATTTTGAGAAAAGTTTGTGACCAGCTTTCTTTTTTCCCACCCCCAAAAGAAAAACCAGAGCTTGGTAACCGGCTTTGAAAAGAGTGTCCCCtatttattcttctctttctAACACCAGTGCACACCCCAGGACCTGGGGCTCAAGGATCTCTGACACTGCGGCAAACTTCGAGTATCAGACTCAACACGTTCCGGTCCGGAGGTGGGCAAGCCCTTTAGAGGGCTTCCTTACTCTACCCACTTCCATCCCCTTCCTTTCAGCCGGTGCAGATCAGCTAATTACACCCTGTTTTCCCCTCCCCAGTGACCAAGagtaataaatgagaaaacaggaaaTCGTTCGTTCAGGGCACTCAGTTTAGGGCTCtagattactattattatcatcatttgtAATCAAGTCCTAAAAAGTGCAACAAATCCAATGCCCACCTACAAGTCAAAGACGTTCATCTGCCTAACCGTCCCTAATGCCCCTTGTTAGTTTTCTTCCTTCAGCATCCACCCCTCCGAATATACCACTGACACCGGGGCCCAGGCACAACCCCACTACACCCCTCCTTGTCTCGACCCCAAATCCCAGATTTATCCACGAATGGCCCTGGGGCCCCAAGACGACCACAGTTCCTTTTCCCCTATGCCCCGGAAATCACCCGGTTCCCAACTCCACCAGCAACTGTTCTGAAGGGGGGCCTCAAGCCCAGCGCCCTCCCTTCCACCAGCTCTCCCTCCCGCCCTCTGGGGAAACCGCCCCCTCACCCCGCAGCAGGGAGTCTCCCGCCGCCCCCAGCCTCAAGAGGTGGAGAACTGAGGGCAGGCCCGAGCAGGAGGCCGACGAGAACCCTCACGGTCAGGAGAGCCGGCGGCGGGGCGCACAGACCTGGTGCAGGGCAGTGAGTCCGTCCACATTGGCGTAATTGATGTCGGCGCCGCGGTGCAGCAGCTTGAGGACCTCGTCCGTGTCCCCGCTGGAGCAAGCAGCCAGGAAGACGGCGCCATCGTCGAACTTCACCTTGGTCTTCTGGCGCTTCACCACCGGAGGCTCGAGGTCCGTCTCGGAGCCGATCCAGCGTTTCAGCTGCTCGTTCCGCTTCTGCTTCGCGTCCGCCATCTTCAtcccctctcctgccgccgggtCTTCTTATCGCgagggggggaagggggaggcggagagggaagagaggggaggcagGGGGTGTGTGAATGTTTCTATGAGCGCGGGCCAGAGGAGGGCTGGGAACCCGGAGCCGACGCTCGAGACTTCCAGTATCCCACAGAGCACTGGGGCGGCGCACCCGGCCGAGCGGACCTCCCTTCCTACCACAGAAGCCCTCCCGCCCCCAGCACGGCCACCCGTCACCGGCGGCCAATCTAACGTAACTTCGCGAGATCGGGACTGGGAGGCGCCCTTCGACCAGTGCGCATGCGCCCTGGGCCTGCGCCCGCCCCAGGAAGAGCGCTCCCGCGAACTGCGGCGGGGGTGGCTGGGCCACCGGAGGGAAGCGGGTGTGGCCCAGGCAGCGGGGGCTGGGACAGACCTGGAAAGGAGGAAGCGGGGAAGGAAGGTTGTCCTGTCGGGCTGGGGGCTCCCGGGAATCCGGAGGCCAGCAGTGGAACCACAAGGCTCTACAGCGCAGATCTGCCTCCCGGGCTGTCTCAGCTACGCCGAGTCGTTGGCTCAGGGCGGAGGATTTTCCTATTGGCTGCgttatttgaatggaatggaggatAGGTCGTGAAGTAGGTGCTGCTGGTTGCTCTTTCTAAGGAACTCAGATGAACTTGGGCATGTCAGAATTAATAACCTTTTAAAAGTGGGGTCTGTGTAGCCGAGGGTTTTAATGGTAAGTTCTTGAGGTGACCAGCTATTGACAAGGGTTGACCTGCTGTAATTGCGGTGGCTTCCTGCCAACCCCCgctttagaaatgtttttcttcctctctttacttgttttgttttgctttctctcACGCTTgggttctcttctttcttccttcagtgCTTTAAGCCTGTCTCGTACTACCCATGAGCTTAGCTCAGCCTGATTACTGGTCCTTACCTTTTAAGGGATTTCTGGTTACAGCTCCATCTCTTTCTAAGGAGGGGTAAAGACCTAGCTGCGTCTAGCATTTAAACGGAACGTTAATGAAGGCAATTAATTCaaccactatttattgaatacctactatgagCCAGTAACTGTACTAGGCACTGAAGATACAATGAAAAATATGACATTTATTTCAACCACCTCTTGAGTTCACTCGCCCAAACAAGACTAATTTATCATCGTcataaaaaaaagactttaactTTGCCTTGTATGACCACACGCGCGCACACATAGGATTTGTAATACTGATGTCTTATGAGCCATCTATCTACAATCTCCACCAATTGATTTTACTGAACACTGCATTGTTACCATCCACTACTATTTGTAGAGCATTTAGAAAAGccaagataaaaaccacaaaaccTTACCATGGAAGTTTAGGGGTCATCTAGACAGAGTCCCTCTAGAACTaattaatttacttaattttacCCAGAAGTAGGATTAGAATTCACTCAGCAAATACTATGCACCTGTTCTGggtcaggcattgttctaggtgctggagataGAGCAGTGAACAAATAAGCTTTTCTTACTCTCAGCATGATGCCTTTTCCAGTGGACTACTTCACAGCCTATCatattgagaaataaaataattgagtaagacatgattaggaaactgTCTGCCTGTGAGACAATTTTCTGAACCACAATTATTAGGATAGCGATAGAATCCAGGTCAGGGTAAAAATATTTCCTCTGAAAACATTGTAGGAATAGAAAATGAATGTAATATTCATAAGATGTACCATTGTATGTTCATTACATACATTAAAGATAACATCAGACCTTTGAATACTCATGGTGTTAGGTACTGAAAAACATTGTTAGCACTAAAATCCAAAATCCCTATCCACAGAATACAGCTCtcagaataaaagaaaggaaCTTGAGGATTGCCTTGTCAGCTCCTGTCTCTACCTAGGCAAACTGACAGCATATACTGTTTTCCAAGAACGTTATGGCCTATGTGGTAGCTCTTAAAAGTGCCCTTGCAGTATAGATGGGAATCTGAAGATTTCATTCAGGCAAAAGGAATTTAGTGGGAAGTGTGCTATTCCTGATTCAAGCACTTATTTCAGGATGTAAAATTAATAATAGTttattaataaaacataattaagTTCATTCAGTTCCCAGAAGCTGTCAGGGAAAAACAGCCAACCAAGGAGGGCTGTTATCATGTGCAAATTTCACTgaatttagtttttcttctttcgtGGCTCTAAGGGTCAAGATGCTCTATGTTAATATTGAAAGTACTCTGAAACTGCCACCTACTTTGTCTTtagggaggatttttttttaaattgttgttagTGAATTAATGGTACTGAAGACCTTGGGTTAATTCTAGAACAAGCAAAATTTTTTATTGACACACACattcccagcacagtggctcacacctgtaatcctaccactttgagaggctgaggggaactctgcccaggagttcgaggctgcagtgagctatctgCACTacaacctgagcgacagagctagaccctatctttaccaaaaaaaaaaaaaaaaagacacacacacacacacgcttttaTTACATATTTGTCTAAgcagaacaaatggaaaaaatgcaaatattttcacttcCTAATGGCTTCTAAACGGATTGGGATGTGAGGATACATTTTAGCTCCTTTAAAGCAAATTAAGCCTTAAAATAGAAGTACAAATAAAACTATACTTACTaatttgcatatatgtatatataaaaatatatttttggctgCACCAAATCAATCATATTGGaggtttttgtttctgagacagggtctcactctatcgctcaggctgcagtgcagaggcatgatctcagcctcccaagtagctgagactacaggcgcgtgcaccaccaggcttagctaatttattttttaagttttgtaaagatggggtctacctatgttgtccaggctggtctcaaactcctgggctcaagtgatcctctgccttggcttcttaaagtgttgggattacaggcgtgagccactgtacctggctgggGGTTTTATTTATTACATGCACAAGACTGTCAGAGTGAGATCTGTGTATATCTTTTTCAAAGTTTAATCACACTACAGACATTCCTTACCATTAATTTGCTTGCTAATTATGATCAACTTaaacaatttaaattataaacatatttgaaaTGCTGACATACACAGCTTAGATTTGTTTCTGCTATTAtaatctctttgttaaaaatgtacataagatattaataaatactttgatatatttatgTTCTCTTTATCCCTAATTTAAACCTGagatactaatttacatttatacACTTGAGAATAGAACAGTCAACAAGGACCTTGTTTCTGTCTCCTGTATTCTACACCTGGGCCAAACTCTCTTCCATTGCATAATAATTTATTTCCAATGTTTTATTTAAGAACCTGaagaaaaggctgggtgcggtggctcatgcctgtaatcccagggctttgggaggccaacgttggcagatcacctgaggttagtagtttgagaccagcctggccaacatggcaaaacccccgtctctactaaaaatacaaaaattagctgggcgtggtggcacgtgcctgtaatctcagctacttgggaggctgaacccaAGAAtacatgagaattacttgaaccagaaggcggaggttgcagtgagccgagattgtgccactgcattccagcctgggtgacagagcaagactctgtctcaaaagggaaaaaaaaaagaacttgaagaAAAGTTTACAATCCATTCACATCATAATTTATTTAGTCCTACCCAGGGAGTTGACCAGAACCAACATGGAACCACCCTAACTTGCTTCAGACTCCATTGCTAGATCAATCCTGATTTCAAGATCATAGCATCTAATCTTTGCCTTGCCTCTGGATTACAAGGTGAGTTTCTAATTTACTTTAGGGTAAATTTTCTGCCACATCTGACTTCATTTCAAGAAACTAACCCTATCACAGTACAAGTAGTGGCTAATATGCTCATAAAGCTTCTTTTGTCCCCCAAAACTAGGACTCAGATGAGTGTCTGGCAACAATCCAAAGTGCAGTTATACTGCTAAAGAGATAACTCACCTCCATTGCACATGACTCCCAACCTGTATCATGTGAC
The Gorilla gorilla gorilla isolate KB3781 chromosome 10, NHGRI_mGorGor1-v2.1_pri, whole genome shotgun sequence genome window above contains:
- the LOC134756603 gene encoding uncharacterized protein; this translates as MSAPRCSSLRTSSVSPLEQAARKTAPSSNFTLVFWRFTTGGSRSVSEPIQRFSCSFRFCFASAIFIPSPAAGSSYREGGKGEAEREERGGRGCVNVSMSAGQRRAGNPEPTLETSSIPQSTGAAHPAERTSLPTTEALPPPARPPVTGGQSNVTSRDRDWEAPFDQCACALGLRPPQEERSRELRRGWLGHRREAGVAQAAGAGTDLERRKRGRKVVLSGWGLPGIRRPAVEPQGSTAQICLPGCLSYAESLAQGGGFSYWLRYLNGMEDRS